In the Desulfurellaceae bacterium genome, one interval contains:
- a CDS encoding type II toxin-antitoxin system prevent-host-death family antitoxin — protein sequence MRFVSIRELRNQTALVWKALADEKDVVITSNGKPIALLSAMGEENLEASLAAIRRARAQAATTALQQASLRAGTDRLSQEAINAEIAAARRNRGR from the coding sequence ATGCGCTTTGTGAGCATCCGGGAGTTACGCAACCAGACCGCTTTGGTCTGGAAGGCGCTGGCCGACGAGAAGGACGTGGTCATTACCTCCAATGGCAAGCCCATCGCCCTGCTGTCGGCGATGGGGGAAGAGAACCTGGAAGCCTCGCTGGCGGCCATCCGTCGGGCGCGAGCCCAGGCCGCCACCACCGCCCTTCAACAAGCCTCCCTGCGCGCCGGGACAGATCGTCTCTCGCAGGAAGCCATTAACGCGGAGATCGCTGCGGCTCGTCGGAACCGGGGCCGATGA